One genomic window of Scylla paramamosain isolate STU-SP2022 chromosome 20, ASM3559412v1, whole genome shotgun sequence includes the following:
- the LOC135110299 gene encoding uncharacterized protein LOC135110299 isoform X2: MSLGDCAAGEGSRGDGVHDSQVKTEKGRVNLQEARVNMQKVLKKVIFGIILGVVLLIVVLFIIFEIAQLVRDEGEMVAMTHRSRQRRGGWSCRRPGSTCRC; encoded by the exons ATGTCTCTAG gagATTGTGCAGCTGGTGAGGGATCAAGGGGAGATGGTGTCCATGACTCACAGGTCAAGACAGAGAAGGGGCGGGTGAACCTGCAGGAGGCCAGGGTCAACATGCAGAAGGTGCTGAAGAAGGTTATCTTTGGCATCATCCTCGGGGTCGTCCTGCTCATTGttgtcctcttcatcatcttt gagATTGCGCAGCTGGTGAGGGATGAAGGGGAGATGGTGGCTATGACTCACAGGTCAAGACAGAGAAGGGGCGGGTGGAGCTGCAGGAGGCCAGGGTCAACATGCAGGTGCTGA
- the LOC135110299 gene encoding uncharacterized protein LOC135110299 isoform X1: MHSNLAPFFLWVNFKMKYVTHVSWRDVTTSGVTSSGGQGGSLPQTLIFNISRDCAAGEGSRGDGVHDSQVKTEKGRVNLQEARVNMQKVLKKVIFGIILGVVLLIVVLFIIFEIAQLVRDEGEMVAMTHRSRQRRGGWSCRRPGSTCRC, translated from the exons atgcattctaacctagctccattttttctatgggtcaattttaaaatgaaatacgttacgcACGTATCCTGGCGTGACGTCACGACCTCaggtgtgacgtcatcagggGGCCAGGGGGGGTCTCTGCCACAGACCCTTATCTTCAATATTTCGA gagATTGTGCAGCTGGTGAGGGATCAAGGGGAGATGGTGTCCATGACTCACAGGTCAAGACAGAGAAGGGGCGGGTGAACCTGCAGGAGGCCAGGGTCAACATGCAGAAGGTGCTGAAGAAGGTTATCTTTGGCATCATCCTCGGGGTCGTCCTGCTCATTGttgtcctcttcatcatcttt gagATTGCGCAGCTGGTGAGGGATGAAGGGGAGATGGTGGCTATGACTCACAGGTCAAGACAGAGAAGGGGCGGGTGGAGCTGCAGGAGGCCAGGGTCAACATGCAGGTGCTGA